One Rhododendron vialii isolate Sample 1 chromosome 2a, ASM3025357v1 genomic region harbors:
- the LOC131311477 gene encoding cysteine-rich receptor-like protein kinase 11, protein MPADNRSHKLRTAIIIVVPTSILLVFIDSTFFQLRKRIKSSQTDISSKGDGNIGLPTFDVVTIAKATNNFSSSNKIGEGGFGPVFKGQLSTGQLMAVKRNSEKSNQGLREFKNEVILIAKLQHAPESC, encoded by the exons ATGCCTGCAGACAACAGGAGTCACAAATTACGGACTGCTATTATCATTGTTGTTCCAACGAGTATCTTATTAGTGTTTATTGACTCTACCTTTTTCCAGTTGAGGAAGAGAATCAAAA GTTCACAGACAGATATTTCATCCAAAGGTGATGGAAACATTGGTTTACCTACTTTCGATGTTGTCACAATTGCAAAAGCTACAAACAACTTTTCCAGTTCAAATAAGATTGGAGAAGGTGGATTTGGACCTGTTTTCAAG GGTCAGCTATCAACTGGACAGCTGATGGCAGTCAAAAGGAACTCAGAAAAGTCCAATCAAGGGCTCCGTGAATTTAAAAATGAGGTTATCTTGATTGCCAAACTTCAACATGCACCGGAATCTTGTTAG
- the LOC131317234 gene encoding cysteine-rich receptor-like protein kinase 14: MVGFILATLGKEGFERVYGLGLCRSDLHDEDCFSCVNSSSQAIIEKCPYQKEATDFGPPSLCIVRYSDKSFSRITDSSPAQLIYNLSKITNNTDEFDQALYSLVDSLIDTAANSSPRSKFATGAKKFSEYDSIYALMECIPGQTPDDCRYCLRRAVSDYQECCTRKRGVVLLRPTCIFQYDLSPFIEITTDAASPPPPLLVDTFAPPPTTSTTKIKKIAYYYDKHLMQKSDIM; the protein is encoded by the exons ATGGTGGGTTTTATACTGGCCACATTGGGGAAGGAAGGCTTTGAAAGGGTTTATGGTCTCGGACTCTGCAGAAGTGACCTTCACGATGAAGATTGTTTCAGCTGTGTCAATTCCTCAAGTCAAGCTATCATTGAGAAATGTCCCTACCAGAAAGAAGCCACAGATTTCGGACCCCCATCTTTGTGCATTGTCAGGTACTCAGACAAGTCCTTTTCCAGGATAACTGACTCAAGTCCAGCTCAGTTAATTTACAATTTAAGCAAAATCACCAACAACACTGATGAGTTTGATCAGGCCTTATATAGTTTGGTTGATAGCCTTATAGATACTGCTGCCAACAGTTCTCCTAGATCCAAGTTTGCAACTGGTGCAAAAAAGTTTTCAGAATATGACTCTATATATGCTCTCATGGAGTGTATCCCTGGCCAAACACCAGATGATTGTAGGTATTGTCTAAGACGAGCAGTGTCTGATTATCAAGAATGTTGTACAAGGAAGCGAGGAGTAGTACTTCTTAGGCCAACCTGTATTTTTCAGTATGATTTGTCTCCTTTCATTGAAATTACCACTGATGCGGCCTCACCGCCACCCCCTCTACTTGTTGATACTTTTGCTCCACCCCCAACAACAAGCACGACAAAAATCAAG AAAATTGCTTATTACTATGATAAACATTTAATGCAAAAGTCGGATATCATGTGA
- the LOC131311317 gene encoding cysteine-rich receptor-like protein kinase 10, translating to MGISILFLLLSCILITLPLATAQPCPYPASFPTNSTYGQNRNGILSSLASNAIANGGYYTTNFTQGSDTIYALALCRGDLSNQSCYDCVDSASQSMIANCPNKTEAFDFGNSSHCIVRCSDQSFFSTVATWPGRIVWVTSDITANVHEYVKAFNSLFDDLKNNVTSGSNSAGKFASGERPYAADNIINGIMQCVPDLSSANCSACIATATDDYLQDFYGKSGVHIITPSCIFQYEASSIPAGAAPPPPVPYSPPPSTNGTPKGENKSRKTQTTILIVVPVSTSLLLTALACAFFRLRKTDGFFRQRKRDDVNSSQTDILPSKGDENTSLPIFSVVTIAEATNNFSRSNKIGEGGFGPVFKGQLSTGQLIAVKRNSDKSNQGLREFKNEVILIAKLQHRNLVRLLGCCIEGEERMLIYEYMPNGSLNSFIFDSRSNSLTWSRRFDIIVGIARGLLYLHRDSRLRIVHRDLKASNVLLDNEMNPKIADFGIARAFRGDQQLEKTQTVVGTYGYMSPEYVMDGLFSMKSDVYSFGVLVLEIVSGKRNREFYHHDHGLTLLGHVWKLWIEGKALELLNEQIDDFPIPEALKCIQVGLLCVQHHPEDRLTMSSVLLALDSESATLPQPKEPGFYMQRSSNETEPPSSKNQITTSNEMTLTVLSGR from the exons ATGGGTATTTCAATCTTGTTTCTCCTCCTTTCCTGCATACTCATAACCCTTCCCCTTGCCACTGCTCAACCATGTCCCTACCCAGCCAGTTTCCCTACGAACAGCACGTACGGCCAAAACCGGAACGGAATCCTCTCCTCCCTCGCCTCCAACGCCATTGCCAATGGCGGATACTACACCACCAACTTCACACAAGGCTCCGACACCATCTACGCTCTCGCCCTCTGCAGAGGCGACCTTTCCAACCAAAGTTGTTACGACTGTGTCGATTCCGCCAGCCAGTCTATGATTGCAAATTGTCCTAATAAAACGGAGGCATTCGATTTCGGAAACTCCTCTCACTGTATCGTCCGGTGCTCTGACCAGTCGTTTTTCAGCACCGTGGCCACTTGGCCGGGTAGAATCGTGTGGGTTACAAGTGATATCACCGCCAATGTCCATGAATATGTGAAGGCCTTCAATAGTTTGTTTGATGACCTTAAGAATAACGTCACTAGCGGTTCTAATTCTGCGGGCAAGTTTGCAAGTGGTGAAAGACCGTATGCGGCGGATAATATTATAAATGGTATTATGCAGTGTGTCCCTGACCTTTCATCGGCTAATTGTAGCGCTTGTATTGCAACAGCGACAGACGATTATTTGCAGGATTTCTATGGAAAGAGTGGAGTACATATCATTACACCGAGTTGTATTTTTCAGTATGAAGCGTCCTCCATTCCTGCTGGTGCTGCACCACCACCGCCGGTTCCTTATTCCCCTCCTCCATCAACCAATGGTACACCGAAAGGAG aGAATAAGAGCAGGAAAACTCAGACTACGATTTTGATTGTTGTTCCAGTGAGTACCTCATTACTGCTCACTGCGCTTGCCTGCGCCTTTTTCCGACTTAGGAAGACAGATGGCTTTTTCCGACAAAGGAAGAGAGACGATGTCAACA GTTCACAGACAGATATTCTTCCATCCAAAGGCGATGAAAACACTAGTTTACCTATTTTCAGTGTAGTCACAATTGCTGAAGCTACAAACAATTTCTCCCGTTCAAATAAGATTGGAGAAGGTGGGTTTGGACCTGTTTTCAAG GGTCAGCTATCAACTGGACAACTGATAGCAGTCAAGAGGAACTCAGACAAGTCCAATCAAGGGCTCCGTGAATTTAAAAATGAGGTTATCTTGATCGCCAAACTTCAACACCGGAATCTTGTTAGGCTTTTGGGATGTTGTATTGAAGGAGAAGAGAGGATGCTGATTTACGAGTACATGCCCAATGGAAGCTTGAACtcatttatttttg ATAGCAGAAGTAACTCTCTCACATGGAGTAGGAGGTTTGATATTATTGTGGGGATTGCTCGAGGGCTTCTTTATCTACATCGAGATTCAAGACTCAGAATTGTTCATAGGGATCTCAAAGCAAGCAATGTGCTACTTGACAATGAGATGAATCCAAAAATTGCAGACTTCGGCATTGCTAGAGCTTTCAGAGGAGATCAACAACTAGAAAAAACCCAAACGGTGGTTGGAACTTA TGGTTATATGTCTCCTGAGTATGTAATGGACGGGCTCTTTTCAATGAAATCAGATGTCTATAGTTTTGGAGTGCTAGTTTTGGAAATAGTGAGCGGAAAAAGGAACAGAGAGTTCTATCATCACGACCATGGTCTTACCCTCCTCGGACAT GTGTGGAAACTATGGATTGAAGGAAAAGCCTTGGAGCTACTAAACGAACAGATTGATGATTTTCCAATACCGGAAGCATTAAAATGCATACAAGTTGGTCTCTTGTGTGTCCAGCATCACCCTGAAGACAGGCTGACAATGTCTTCTGTGCTCTTGGCGTTGGATAGTGAGAGCGCAACACTACCCCAACCGAAGGAACCGGGTTTCTATATGCAGAGGAGCAGCAATGAGACGGAGCCTCCATcgtccaaaaatcaaattactacTTCAAACGAGATGACTCTTACAGTTCTATCTGGTCGATAG